Proteins encoded together in one Impatiens glandulifera chromosome 1, dImpGla2.1, whole genome shotgun sequence window:
- the LOC124932409 gene encoding (+)-neomenthol dehydrogenase-like: MDFVSYKTIHIYKIRCAIVTGANRGLGLEVCRQLAITGVTVVLTARDEQKGLEALKKLKESAGNENINVIFHRLDVADPSTIPPLVDFVLAKFGKLDILVNNAGVVTSKVDWESLKDYILKPEWSKLKLSEENYENAEECLQVNYYGMKRMVEAFVPLLQRSNSPRIVNVSSLAGKLQNLPNEWAKGVLNDATNLSEERIEEVLNKFLKDFKEGTWEANGWPTTLTSYILTKATLNAYTRVVAKKFPTILVNCVCPGCVKTNINDNTGTLTVEEGAESFVRLALLPDDGSTGTFYCRAEVSSFE; this comes from the exons atggACT ttgttTCATATAAAACCATACACATATATAAAATCAGATGCGCAATTGTTACCGGAGCAAATAGAGGATTAGGGTTAGAGGTATGCAGGCAACTGGCTATCACCGGTGTTACTGTGGTTCTGACTGCTAGAGACGAACAAAAAGGACTTGAAGCTCTCAAAAAGCTTAAAGAGTCTGCAGGTAATGAGAACATTAATGTCATCTTCCATCGGCTTGATGTGGCCGACCCATCAACCATTCCTCCTCTTGTTGATTTTGTTTTGGCTAAGTTTGGCAAGCTTGATATCTTG GTCAATAATGCTGGTGTTGTAACATCTAAGGTTGATTGGGAGTCCTTGAAAGATTACATTTTGAAG CCTGAATGGTCAAAACTCAAGTTGAGTGAAGAGAATTATGAGAATGCAGAGGAATGTCTCCAAGTGAATTATTATGGCATGAAAAGAATGGTAGAAGCATTTGTTCCCCTTCTCCAACGCTCCAATTCGCCAAGGATTGTGAATGTTTCTTCCTTAGCGGGAAAATTACAA AACTTACCTAATGAATGGGCTAAAGGAGTGTTAAATGATGCTACCAACCTTAGTGAAGAAAGAATAGAGGAGGTGTTGAACAAGTTTCTTAAGGATTTCAAAGAGGGGACGTGGGAGGCCAATGGTTGGCCCACGACACTCACTTCTTATATACTAACGAAAGCAACTTTGAATGCTTACACTAGAGTTGTAGCCAAGAAGTTTCCCACCATTCTTGTGAACTGTGTTTGCCCGGGTTGTGTTAAGACGAACATCAATGATAACACTGGCACATTAACTGTGGAAGAAGGAGCAGAAAGCTTTGTTAGATTGGCTTTATTGCCAGATGATGGATCTACTGGAACATTCTATTGCAGGGCTGAAGTCTCAtcttttgaataa
- the LOC124932401 gene encoding (+)-neomenthol dehydrogenase-like, producing the protein MDSKVRCAIVTGANKGIGFEICKQLVASGITVVLTARDEKRGLEALEKLKESPSDKVIDVLFHRLDVADPSTIPPLVDFVKAKFGKLDILINNAAIAGGSVDWDYLKHLVIKPGWMTQAKPTDETSETYEMAEECLQVNYYGTKRMVEAFVPLLQLFDSPRIVNVSSTSGMLHNIPNKWAKQVLNDADNLTEERIDIT; encoded by the exons ATGGACTCCAAAGTTAG GTGCGCAATTGTGACTGGGGCAAACAAAGGGATAGGATTTGAGATATGCAAGCAATTGGTTGCTTCTGGCATCACTGTGGTGCTTACGGCTAGAGACGAGAAAAGAGGACTTGAAGCTCTCGAGAAACTTAAAGAGTCTCCCAGTGACAAGGTCATTGATGTCCTCTTCCATCGGCTTGATGTGGCCGACCCATCTACCATTCCTCCTCTTGTTGATTTTGTCAAGGCCAAATTTGGGAAGCTTGATATCTTG ATCAATAATGCTGCTATTGCTGGAGGTAGTGTTGATTGGGATTATCTGAAACATTTGGTTATTAAG CCCGGATGGATGACACAAGCCAAACCTACTGATGAAACGTCCGAGACATATGAAATGGCGGAAGAATGTCTACAAGTGAATTATTATGGCACAAAAAGAATGGTTGAAGCATTTGTTCCCCTACTTCAACTCTTTGATTCCCCAAGGATTGTGAACGTTTCATCCACTTCAGGAATGTTACAT AATATCCCTAATAAATGGGCCAAACAAGTGTTAAACGATGCAGACAACCTCACGGAAGAAAGAATAGACATTACCTAA
- the LOC124932418 gene encoding secreted RxLR effector protein 161-like, translating to MNKIPYASTIGSIMYAMVCTRPDVAYALSMCSRYQSSPGEAHWSAAKNILKYLRRTKDDFLVYGGDEKLIVQGYTNASFQADRDGFESQSGYVFILNGGAVSWKSSKQGTIADSTTEAEYIAASEAVKEAVWMRKFLDELSVVPRISMPIDIYCDNNGAIAQAKEPSSSSKSRHVMRKYHLIRHIITMGDIRMCKVHTDDNITNQLTKPMPRPKHESHTRAKGLKHIGEWLSVYFRITLCIYEC from the coding sequence atgaacaagatcCCATATGCTTCTACTataggatctatcatgtatgccatggtatgtacacgtccagatgttgcatatgctttgagcatgtgtagcagataccaatcaagtcctggagaagcacactggagtgcagctaagaatatcctgaagtacttaagaagaacaaaggatgatttcttagtatatGGGGGAGATGAAAAATTGATCGTACAAGGCTATACTAATGCAAGCTTTCAGGCTGACCGAGATGGCTTTGAGTCTCAATCGGGTTATGTCTTTATCCTTAACGGAGGAGCTGTGAGCTGGAAGAGCTCTAAGCAAGGTACTATAGCAGATTCTACAACAGAGGCTGAGTACATTGCTGCTAGTGAAGCAGTAAAGGAGGCCGTTTGGATGAGGAAGTTCCTAGATGAACTCAGTGTTGTTCCTAGAATTTCAATGCCTATCGACatctattgtgacaacaatggtgCCATAGCTCAGGCAAAGGAACCGAGTTCGAGCTCCAAATCCAGACACGTTATGAGAAAGTATCACCTTATTCGACACATCATCACTATGGGTGATATTAGGATGTGTAAGGTACATACTGATGACAACATTACAAATCAATTAACCAAACCTATGCCTAGGCCCAAGCATGAGAGTCACACTAGGGCTAAGGGTCTCAAGCACATTGGAGAATGGCTTTCAGTTTACTTTCGTATTACATTATGTATTTATGAGTGTTAG